From Deinococcus wulumuqiensis R12, one genomic window encodes:
- the paaK gene encoding phenylacetate--CoA ligase PaaK — translation MFQPGREALPVPELRALQLAQLQAMVARQYERVPAYRAKFEAAGVRPDDLRTLDDLARFPLTRKSDLREHYPLGLVATDRTHLRRVHASSGTTGKPTVVAYDDNDLNVFSEVVARSLYAAGGRPGMVFHNAYGYGLFTGGLGTHAGAERLGLCTVPVSGGGTEKQVQLIQDLEPHIIACTPSYALVLAEALGRCGMRPEDISLEYAVLGAEPWSDKTRAEVEARLGVKATNIYGLSEIIGPGVSNEDVSEQRGSYLWEDHFYPEILDPETGEALPDGEWGVLVLSSMTRTALPLLRYWTGDITRLLPAQNATGRTMRRMDQIRGRSDDLMILRGVNVYPTQLEAVLLGMGQVSPHYHVVLTRTGLMDDLTLQIEAESESAALRQEIERQIKVQVGVTVRCELRVPGSLPRSEGGKLRRVTDLRGDR, via the coding sequence TTGTTTCAACCTGGACGTGAAGCCCTGCCCGTGCCCGAACTCCGCGCCCTGCAACTCGCGCAGCTTCAGGCGATGGTGGCCCGGCAGTACGAGCGCGTGCCCGCCTACCGCGCCAAGTTCGAGGCGGCGGGGGTCAGGCCGGACGACCTCAGGACGCTGGACGACCTCGCCCGGTTTCCGCTGACCCGCAAGAGCGACCTGCGCGAACACTACCCGCTGGGGCTGGTGGCGACGGACCGCACGCACCTGCGCCGCGTCCACGCCAGCAGCGGCACCACCGGCAAACCGACCGTGGTGGCCTACGACGACAACGACCTGAACGTCTTTTCGGAAGTCGTGGCCCGCAGCCTGTACGCGGCGGGCGGGCGGCCCGGCATGGTGTTTCACAACGCCTACGGCTACGGCCTGTTTACCGGCGGGCTGGGCACCCACGCGGGCGCCGAGCGGCTGGGGCTGTGTACCGTGCCGGTGTCGGGCGGCGGCACCGAGAAACAGGTGCAGCTGATTCAGGACCTGGAGCCGCATATCATCGCCTGCACGCCGAGTTACGCGCTGGTGCTGGCCGAGGCGCTGGGCCGCTGCGGAATGCGCCCGGAAGACATTTCGCTGGAGTACGCGGTGCTGGGCGCCGAACCCTGGTCGGACAAGACCCGCGCCGAGGTCGAGGCCCGGCTGGGCGTGAAGGCAACCAACATTTACGGCCTGTCTGAAATCATCGGCCCCGGCGTGAGCAATGAGGACGTGAGCGAGCAGCGGGGCAGTTACCTCTGGGAAGACCACTTCTACCCCGAGATTCTGGACCCCGAAACGGGCGAGGCGTTGCCCGATGGCGAATGGGGCGTGCTGGTGCTGAGCAGCATGACCCGCACCGCGCTGCCGCTGCTGCGCTACTGGACCGGCGACATCACCCGGCTGCTGCCCGCGCAAAATGCCACCGGGCGCACCATGCGCCGCATGGACCAGATTCGGGGCCGCTCGGACGACCTGATGATCCTGCGCGGGGTCAACGTGTACCCCACGCAGCTTGAAGCCGTGCTGCTCGGCATGGGGCAGGTCAGCCCGCACTACCACGTCGTCCTGACCCGCACCGGGCTGATGGACGACCTGACGCTGCAGATCGAGGCCGAGAGCGAAAGCGCCGCGCTGCGTCAGGAAATCGAGCGCCAGATCAAGGTGCAGGTGGGCGTGACGGTGCGCTGCGAGTTGCGGGTGCCCGGCAGCCTGCCCCGCAGCGAGGGCGGCAAACTGC